The following proteins come from a genomic window of Enterobacter chengduensis:
- the thiF gene encoding thiazole biosynthesis adenylyltransferase ThiF: MNDRDFMRYSRQILLEDIAIDGQQKLLASRVLIVGLGGLGAPAALYLAGAGIGTLVLADDDEVHLSNLQRQILFTTEDVNRPKAEITRQRLNQLNPDIALIALQERLSGESLHREIALADVVLDCTDNMATRQAINAACVATITPLITASAVGFGGQMMVLTPPWTQGCYRCLWPDDAEPARSCRTAGVLGPVVGVMGTLQALEAIKLLSGMETERNTLRLFDARSSGWRHLALHRASRCPVCGGRDAHSV; encoded by the coding sequence ATGAACGATCGTGATTTTATGCGCTACAGCCGTCAGATCCTGCTGGAAGATATCGCCATCGACGGGCAGCAAAAGCTGCTCGCCAGCCGGGTGCTGATTGTCGGCCTGGGGGGATTAGGCGCGCCCGCCGCGCTTTATCTGGCAGGCGCGGGCATCGGCACGCTGGTGCTGGCCGACGACGACGAGGTTCATCTCAGCAACCTGCAGCGACAAATTCTCTTTACCACCGAGGATGTCAACCGGCCAAAAGCGGAAATCACCCGGCAGCGTCTGAACCAGCTTAACCCGGATATCGCGCTGATTGCCCTGCAGGAGCGGCTCAGCGGTGAAAGCCTGCACCGTGAGATCGCCCTGGCCGACGTGGTGCTGGACTGCACGGATAACATGGCGACGCGTCAGGCGATTAACGCCGCCTGCGTGGCAACGATTACGCCGCTTATCACCGCCAGCGCGGTGGGGTTCGGCGGGCAGATGATGGTCCTCACCCCGCCGTGGACGCAGGGCTGCTATCGCTGCCTGTGGCCGGATGATGCCGAACCGGCGCGCAGCTGCCGTACGGCGGGCGTTCTGGGTCCGGTGGTTGGGGTAATGGGCACCCTGCAGGCGCTGGAAGCCATCAAGCTGCTCAGCGGCATGGAGACGGAACGCAATACGCTGAGGCTGTTTGATGCCCGCTCCAGCGGCTGGCGCCATCTGGCGCTGCACCGCGCCAGCCGCTGCCCGGTATGCGGAGGCCGCGATGCGCATTCTGTTTAA
- the thiE gene encoding thiamine phosphate synthase, with translation MYQPDFPSVPYRLGLYPVVDSVAWIERLLEAGVRTLQLRIKDKRDDEVEADVVAAIALGRRHNARLFINDYWRLAVKHRAYGVHLGQEDLETTDLSAIREAGLRLGVSTHDDMEIDVALAARPSYIALGHVFPTQTKQMPSAPQGLAQLASHVKRLADYPTVAIGGISLERAPAVLETGVGSIAVVSAITQAADWRLATQQLLQLAGAGDERS, from the coding sequence ATGTACCAGCCCGATTTCCCGTCCGTCCCCTACCGCTTAGGGCTCTATCCGGTGGTAGACAGCGTGGCGTGGATTGAACGCCTGCTGGAGGCTGGCGTTCGCACCCTTCAGCTGCGCATTAAGGATAAACGCGATGACGAGGTGGAAGCCGATGTGGTTGCCGCCATCGCGCTGGGGCGTCGGCATAACGCCCGCCTGTTTATCAACGACTACTGGCGGCTGGCCGTTAAGCACCGTGCTTACGGCGTACATCTGGGTCAGGAGGACCTAGAAACGACGGATCTCAGCGCCATCCGTGAAGCCGGATTGCGGCTGGGCGTATCAACGCACGATGACATGGAGATCGACGTGGCCCTCGCGGCCCGCCCCTCTTACATCGCGCTGGGCCACGTCTTCCCGACGCAAACCAAGCAGATGCCCTCCGCACCGCAGGGGCTGGCGCAGCTGGCGAGCCACGTTAAACGCCTGGCCGATTACCCCACCGTTGCCATTGGCGGAATCAGCCTTGAACGCGCCCCGGCGGTGCTGGAGACCGGCGTCGGCAGCATCGCCGTCGTCAGCGCCATCACCCAGGCCGCAGACTGGCGGCTCGCCACTCAACAGCTGTTGCAGCTGGCAGGAGCGGGCGATGAACGATCGTGA
- a CDS encoding Rsd/AlgQ family anti-sigma factor has protein sequence MLNQLESLTERVRGSNKLVDRWLHVRKHLLVAYYNLVGIKPGKESFMRLNEKALDDFCQGLVDYLSDGHFNIYERIIREMEGTTPYLAASKLYPLLEANTQQIMDYYDSTLENAIDHDNYLEFQRALSDLGEALEERFTLEDKLISLVLNASPEDNVARPA, from the coding sequence ATGTTAAACCAGCTGGAAAGCCTGACTGAGCGCGTTAGAGGAAGTAACAAACTGGTGGATCGCTGGCTACATGTGCGCAAGCATCTACTCGTGGCTTATTACAATCTGGTCGGTATTAAGCCTGGCAAAGAATCGTTTATGCGACTGAATGAAAAAGCGCTGGATGATTTTTGTCAGGGCCTGGTCGACTATCTGTCCGACGGCCATTTCAATATTTATGAACGCATTATCCGTGAAATGGAAGGGACAACGCCGTATTTAGCGGCCAGCAAACTCTATCCGCTGCTGGAGGCCAACACCCAGCAGATCATGGATTACTATGATTCCACGCTTGAGAACGCCATCGATCACGACAATTATCTAGAGTTCCAGCGGGCGCTTTCCGACCTTGGCGAAGCGCTGGAAGAGCGATTCACGCTGGAGGATAAGCTGATTAGCCTCGTCCTTAACGCCAGCCCCGAAGATAACGTCGCGCGCCCGGCTTGA
- the thiG gene encoding thiazole synthase, with translation MLRIADKVFDSHLFTGTGKFASPQLMVEAIRESGSQLVTLALKRVDLRHHSDAILAPLLEAGVTLLPNTSGAKTAEEAIFAAQLAREALGTRWLKLEIHPDARWLLPDPIETLKAAEKLVQQGFIVLPYCGADPVLCKRLEEVGCAAVMPLGAPIGSNQGLETRAMLEIIIEQATVPVVVDAGIGVPSHAAQALEMGADAVLVNTAIAVADDPVKMARAFRLAVEAGLLARGSGPGSRSFQAQATSPLTGFLEAIS, from the coding sequence ATGTTACGTATTGCCGACAAAGTCTTTGATTCACATCTGTTTACCGGAACCGGAAAATTCGCCTCGCCGCAGCTGATGGTGGAGGCCATTCGCGAAAGCGGCAGCCAGCTGGTGACGCTGGCGCTCAAGCGCGTGGATCTGCGCCACCACAGCGACGCCATTCTGGCGCCGCTGCTGGAGGCAGGCGTCACGCTGTTGCCGAATACCTCCGGCGCCAAAACGGCCGAAGAGGCGATTTTTGCCGCGCAGCTGGCGCGTGAGGCGCTCGGCACACGCTGGCTGAAGCTGGAAATTCATCCTGACGCCCGCTGGCTGCTGCCGGATCCGATCGAAACGCTGAAAGCGGCTGAAAAGCTGGTGCAGCAAGGGTTTATCGTTCTGCCGTACTGCGGGGCAGACCCCGTGCTGTGCAAACGGCTGGAAGAGGTCGGCTGCGCCGCCGTCATGCCGCTGGGCGCCCCCATCGGCTCCAACCAGGGGCTGGAAACCCGCGCGATGCTGGAGATCATCATCGAGCAGGCGACCGTACCGGTGGTGGTCGATGCGGGTATTGGCGTGCCAAGCCACGCCGCGCAGGCGCTGGAGATGGGTGCCGACGCGGTGCTGGTCAATACGGCGATTGCGGTGGCCGACGATCCGGTCAAGATGGCGCGCGCGTTCCGCCTGGCCGTCGAGGCCGGCCTGCTGGCAAGAGGCTCCGGCCCCGGCTCGCGCAGCTTTCAGGCGCAGGCCACCAGCCCGCTGACCGGTTTTCTGGAGGCGATCTCATGA
- a CDS encoding sensor domain-containing diguanylate cyclase translates to MALHSKKLSFTRPIMLSFAGILCGFAVIAVAVTLSQRKDFLEDYHKINSNFTHNLAVNYTESILRENDYILGRSAMYFARDDRLNETLSVNPTQGLQMMMHLQNLMPTVSSISLADTQGHYLRAPEVLPTEKSKTFDPRTRPWFVAQAEASIFSHYTRPYMDYFTGHPTVTVYKPLISPEGRLKGTLAFHLDLTSMGYTLRQMVAPVQGEFFVVERDGAVVLHPDTGALFKQYVSEALMDKMTSGEGHLYDKKTNAWYYYYSFTNPDWFVIYRVSGETLTDITRHETTIVGWGFALAAIIIILFGLYLRHASRSVLMHIINAIKTGDVSEAPRLEAMLSHTIQSNKEREMAYVRQATHDALTGCKNRRAFDSDVAELLNAQQPFAMALVDIDNFKSINDTLGHLTGDIVLRNVAREGIQIMQPHHVSVYRYGGEEFAVIFQAEQMASALSLLEAWRTAVEKRVWREENLRVTFSGGLGEWHFEPLEQFVGSVDNALYSAKQQGKNRIIERPSANPHSFPLSV, encoded by the coding sequence ATGGCACTTCACAGCAAAAAGCTCTCTTTTACCCGGCCCATCATGCTCAGCTTCGCGGGGATCCTCTGCGGTTTTGCGGTGATCGCGGTTGCGGTGACGCTTTCGCAACGGAAGGATTTTCTTGAGGATTATCATAAGATCAATAGTAATTTCACCCACAACCTGGCGGTGAACTACACCGAGTCTATTCTGCGTGAAAACGACTATATTCTGGGCCGATCCGCGATGTACTTTGCGCGTGACGACAGGCTAAACGAGACGCTTAGCGTCAACCCGACGCAGGGCCTGCAGATGATGATGCATCTGCAAAACCTGATGCCGACCGTCTCCTCCATCTCGCTGGCGGACACGCAGGGGCATTATCTCCGCGCACCGGAAGTGCTCCCGACGGAGAAGAGTAAAACCTTCGATCCCCGGACGCGACCGTGGTTTGTCGCTCAGGCGGAAGCCAGTATCTTCAGCCACTATACCCGCCCTTACATGGATTACTTCACCGGCCATCCGACGGTCACAGTCTATAAGCCCTTGATTTCACCGGAAGGCAGACTGAAGGGCACGCTCGCATTCCATCTCGATCTCACCTCAATGGGCTATACTCTGCGCCAGATGGTGGCACCCGTTCAGGGGGAATTCTTCGTCGTCGAACGCGACGGCGCCGTTGTGCTTCACCCGGATACGGGCGCGCTCTTCAAACAGTACGTGAGCGAAGCGCTGATGGACAAAATGACCAGCGGCGAAGGTCATCTTTACGACAAGAAAACCAACGCCTGGTATTACTACTACTCGTTTACTAACCCGGACTGGTTTGTGATCTACCGGGTATCCGGTGAGACGCTCACCGATATCACCCGCCACGAAACGACGATCGTTGGCTGGGGGTTTGCGCTGGCGGCCATCATCATCATCCTCTTTGGCTTATATCTCCGTCACGCCTCGCGTAGCGTACTGATGCACATTATCAATGCCATCAAAACCGGTGACGTCAGCGAGGCGCCGCGCCTGGAAGCAATGCTGAGCCACACGATTCAGTCCAATAAAGAGCGTGAGATGGCCTATGTACGGCAGGCCACCCACGATGCGCTGACGGGCTGTAAAAACCGTCGCGCGTTCGATAGCGATGTCGCGGAGCTGCTGAATGCCCAGCAGCCTTTCGCAATGGCGTTAGTGGACATTGATAACTTTAAGTCAATTAACGACACGCTGGGCCACCTGACCGGTGATATCGTTCTGCGCAACGTCGCCCGCGAAGGGATTCAGATCATGCAGCCACATCACGTCTCGGTTTACCGTTACGGTGGCGAAGAGTTTGCGGTCATCTTCCAGGCTGAACAGATGGCTTCCGCGCTTTCATTGCTGGAAGCGTGGCGTACCGCCGTTGAAAAACGCGTCTGGCGGGAAGAGAACCTGCGGGTGACGTTCAGCGGCGGTCTTGGAGAGTGGCATTTTGAACCGCTGGAGCAATTTGTCGGAAGCGTGGATAACGCTCTCTACAGCGCCAAACAGCAGGGCAAAAACCGCATCATCGAACGTCCATCAGCTAATCCTCACTCTTTCCCCCTGTCCGTTTAG
- the thiC gene encoding phosphomethylpyrimidine synthase ThiC: MSTAKLTRREQRAQAQHFIDTLEGTAFPNSKRIYISGSQADIRVPMREIQLSPTLIGGSKDNPQYEENEAVPVYDTSGPYGDPEVAINVQQGLAKLRQPWIDARNDCEALSVRSSAYTKERLADDGLDALRFTGLLTPKRAKAGSCVTQLHYARQGIVTPEMEFIAIRENMGRERIRSEVLRYQHPGEGFGARLPENITPEFVRDEVAAGRAIIPANINHPESEPMIIGRNFLVKVNANIGNSAVTSSIEEEVEKLVWSTRWGADTVMDLSTGRYIHETREWILRNSPVPIGTVPIYQALEKVNGIAEDLTWEAFRDTLLEQAEQGVDYFTIHAGVLLRYVPMTAKRLTGIVSRGGSIMAKWCLSHHQENFLYEHFREICEICAAYDVSLSLGDGLRPGSIRDGNDEAQFAELHTLGELTKIAWEYDVQVMIEGPGHVPMQMIRRNMTEELEHCHEAPFYTLGPLTTDIAPGYDHFTSGIGAAMIGWFGCAMLCYVTPKEHLGLPNKEDVKQGLITYKIAAHAADLAKGHPGAQIRDNAMSKARFEFRWEDQFNLALDPFTARAYHDETLPQESGKVAHFCSMCGPKFCSMKISQEVRDYAAAQTIEVGMADMSETFRAKGGEIYLKKEEA, encoded by the coding sequence ATGTCTACTGCAAAACTGACCCGCCGCGAACAGCGCGCACAGGCCCAACACTTCATCGACACCCTGGAAGGCACCGCTTTCCCTAACTCGAAACGCATCTACATTTCCGGCTCGCAGGCCGATATCCGCGTCCCGATGCGCGAAATCCAGCTCAGCCCGACGCTTATCGGCGGCAGCAAAGATAACCCGCAGTATGAAGAGAACGAGGCCGTGCCGGTGTATGACACCTCCGGACCGTACGGCGACCCTGAGGTTGCCATCAACGTACAGCAGGGTCTGGCAAAGCTGCGCCAGCCCTGGATTGACGCGCGTAACGACTGCGAAGCGCTGAGCGTGCGCAGTTCTGCGTACACCAAAGAGCGGCTGGCCGACGACGGCCTGGACGCGCTGCGCTTTACCGGCCTGCTGACGCCAAAACGCGCTAAAGCGGGCAGCTGCGTGACCCAACTGCACTACGCCCGCCAGGGCATCGTCACGCCGGAGATGGAGTTCATCGCCATCCGCGAAAACATGGGTCGCGAGCGCATCCGCAGCGAAGTGCTGCGCTATCAGCATCCTGGGGAAGGCTTTGGCGCTCGGCTGCCGGAGAACATCACGCCGGAGTTTGTGCGTGACGAAGTGGCCGCTGGCCGCGCGATTATCCCCGCCAACATCAACCACCCGGAATCCGAGCCGATGATTATCGGCCGCAACTTCCTGGTGAAGGTCAACGCCAATATTGGTAACTCTGCCGTCACCTCCTCCATTGAAGAAGAGGTGGAAAAGCTGGTCTGGTCCACGCGCTGGGGCGCGGACACGGTAATGGACCTCTCCACGGGGCGCTATATTCATGAAACCCGCGAATGGATCCTGCGTAACAGCCCGGTACCGATTGGCACCGTCCCGATTTATCAGGCGCTGGAGAAGGTCAACGGCATTGCCGAAGACCTCACCTGGGAAGCGTTCCGCGACACGCTGCTGGAGCAGGCTGAACAGGGCGTGGACTACTTCACCATTCACGCGGGCGTGCTGCTGCGCTACGTGCCGATGACCGCGAAACGTCTGACCGGCATCGTCTCGCGCGGCGGTTCCATCATGGCGAAGTGGTGCCTTTCCCACCATCAGGAAAACTTCCTCTACGAACACTTCCGCGAAATTTGCGAAATCTGCGCCGCGTACGATGTCTCCCTGTCGCTGGGCGACGGCCTGCGCCCGGGCTCTATCCGCGATGGCAACGACGAAGCGCAGTTTGCCGAGCTGCACACGCTGGGCGAGCTGACCAAAATCGCCTGGGAGTATGACGTGCAGGTGATGATTGAAGGCCCGGGACACGTGCCGATGCAGATGATCCGCCGCAATATGACCGAGGAGCTGGAGCACTGCCATGAAGCGCCGTTCTACACGCTGGGGCCGTTGACCACCGATATTGCCCCAGGCTATGACCACTTCACCTCCGGGATTGGCGCGGCGATGATCGGCTGGTTCGGCTGCGCCATGCTCTGCTACGTGACGCCGAAAGAGCACCTCGGCCTGCCGAACAAAGAGGACGTGAAGCAGGGTCTGATTACCTACAAAATTGCTGCCCACGCGGCGGATCTGGCGAAAGGCCACCCGGGCGCGCAAATCCGCGATAACGCCATGTCAAAGGCGCGCTTTGAATTCCGCTGGGAAGATCAGTTCAACCTGGCGCTGGACCCGTTCACCGCCCGCGCCTATCACGACGAGACCCTGCCGCAGGAGTCGGGCAAAGTCGCGCACTTCTGCTCCATGTGCGGGCCAAAATTCTGCTCGATGAAAATCAGCCAGGAGGTGCGCGACTACGCCGCCGCGCAAACCATTGAAGTGGGTATGGCGGACATGTCCGAAACCTTCCGCGCCAAAGGCGGCGAAATCTACCTCAAAAAAGAGGAGGCCTAA
- the nudC gene encoding NAD(+) diphosphatase, translating to MDRIIEKSDLGWWIVSHEQKLWLPAGEIPHGAAEAFDLVGQPALKIGEWQGEPVWLIQQPRRQDMGSVRQVLDQDVGLFQLAGRGVQLAEFYRSHKFCGYCGHTMRPSKTEWAMLCSHCRERYYPQIAPCIIVAIRREDSILLAQHTRHRNGVYTVLAGFVEVGETLEQAVAREVMEESGIKVKNLRYVTSQPWPFPQSLMTAFMAEYDSGEIVIDQKELLDANWYRYDDLPLLPPPGTVARRLIEDTVAMCRAEYE from the coding sequence ATGGATCGTATTATTGAAAAATCAGATCTTGGTTGGTGGATCGTCAGTCACGAACAGAAATTATGGCTCCCTGCCGGAGAAATACCCCATGGCGCGGCCGAGGCGTTCGATCTTGTTGGCCAGCCAGCGCTGAAGATCGGCGAATGGCAGGGTGAACCCGTGTGGTTGATCCAACAGCCCCGCCGTCAGGATATGGGATCGGTGCGGCAGGTGCTGGATCAGGATGTTGGCCTGTTCCAGCTGGCGGGCCGCGGCGTACAGCTGGCGGAGTTTTACCGTTCGCATAAATTCTGCGGCTACTGCGGCCATACCATGCGCCCGAGCAAAACCGAGTGGGCGATGCTTTGCAGCCATTGCCGCGAGCGCTACTACCCGCAGATTGCGCCGTGCATTATCGTCGCCATCCGCCGGGAGGATTCCATCCTGTTGGCGCAGCATACCCGCCATCGCAACGGCGTTTATACCGTGCTTGCCGGCTTCGTCGAGGTGGGCGAAACGCTGGAGCAGGCGGTGGCGCGCGAGGTGATGGAGGAGAGCGGGATCAAAGTGAAGAATCTGCGCTACGTCACCTCCCAGCCGTGGCCGTTCCCGCAGTCGCTGATGACGGCATTCATGGCCGAATACGACAGCGGCGAAATCGTTATCGACCAGAAAGAGCTGCTCGACGCGAACTGGTATCGCTACGACGATTTACCGCTGTTACCCCCGCCGGGCACCGTGGCGCGTCGGCTGATAGAAGATACCGTGGCGATGTGTCGGGCCGAGTATGAGTAG
- the hemE gene encoding uroporphyrinogen decarboxylase, whose protein sequence is MTELKNDRYLRALLRQPVDVTPVWMMRQAGRYLPEYKATRAQAGDFMSLCKNAELACEVTLQPLRRFPLDAAILFSDILTIPDAMGLGLYFETGEGPRFTSPIQSKADVDKLPIPDPEGELGYVMNAVRTIRRELKGDVPLIGFSGSPWTLATYMVEGGSSKAFTKIKKMMYAEPLALHALLDKLAKSVTLYLNAQIKAGAQSVMIFDTWGGVLTGRDYQQFSLYYMHKIVDGLLRENEGRRVPVTLFTKGGGQWLEAMAATGCDALGLDWTTDIADARRRVGDKVALQGNMDPSMLYAPPARIEEEVSTILSGFGQGEGHVFNLGHGIHQDVPPEHAGVFVEAVHRLSAQYHQ, encoded by the coding sequence ATGACCGAACTGAAGAACGATCGTTATCTGCGTGCGCTGCTGCGCCAGCCCGTTGATGTCACCCCGGTGTGGATGATGCGCCAGGCGGGACGCTATCTGCCAGAGTACAAAGCCACGCGCGCGCAGGCGGGCGATTTTATGTCGCTGTGCAAAAACGCCGAGCTGGCCTGTGAAGTGACGCTTCAGCCGCTGCGCCGCTTCCCGCTGGATGCGGCGATCCTCTTCTCGGATATTCTGACCATTCCGGATGCCATGGGCCTTGGCCTGTACTTCGAAACCGGTGAAGGCCCGCGTTTCACCTCGCCCATCCAAAGCAAAGCCGACGTGGATAAGCTGCCGATCCCCGATCCGGAAGGCGAGCTGGGCTACGTGATGAACGCCGTGCGCACTATTCGCCGCGAGCTGAAAGGCGACGTGCCGCTGATTGGCTTCTCCGGCAGCCCGTGGACGCTGGCCACCTATATGGTTGAAGGGGGCAGCAGCAAAGCGTTCACCAAAATTAAAAAGATGATGTACGCCGAGCCGCTGGCCCTGCATGCGCTGCTCGACAAGCTGGCGAAGAGCGTCACCCTCTACCTGAACGCGCAGATTAAGGCCGGTGCGCAGTCGGTGATGATTTTCGACACCTGGGGCGGCGTGCTGACCGGGCGCGACTATCAGCAGTTTTCCCTGTACTACATGCATAAAATCGTCGACGGCCTGCTGCGCGAGAACGAAGGTCGCCGCGTGCCGGTGACGCTGTTCACCAAAGGTGGCGGCCAGTGGCTGGAAGCGATGGCGGCAACCGGCTGCGACGCGCTGGGTCTCGACTGGACCACCGATATCGCCGATGCCCGCCGCCGCGTGGGTGACAAAGTGGCGCTGCAGGGCAATATGGACCCGTCCATGCTCTACGCGCCGCCAGCCCGTATTGAAGAAGAAGTGTCGACTATACTGTCTGGTTTCGGCCAGGGGGAAGGCCACGTCTTTAACCTCGGCCACGGCATTCATCAGGATGTACCGCCAGAACACGCGGGCGTATTTGTGGAGGCGGTGCATCGGCTTTCAGCCCAGTATCACCAGTAA
- the thiS gene encoding sulfur carrier protein ThiS, translating into MRILFNDEPMRCDDGLTVAALLDKLRQLKPGTALALNQQILPREQWEHQQVNEGDQILLFQVIAGG; encoded by the coding sequence ATGCGCATTCTGTTTAACGATGAGCCGATGAGATGCGACGACGGGCTTACCGTTGCCGCACTGCTCGACAAGCTGCGCCAGCTCAAGCCGGGAACGGCGCTGGCGCTCAATCAACAGATCCTGCCGCGCGAGCAGTGGGAACATCAGCAGGTCAATGAAGGCGACCAGATCCTGCTGTTTCAGGTTATCGCAGGGGGCTGA
- the nfi gene encoding deoxyribonuclease V (cleaves DNA at apurinic or apyrimidinic sites): MDLASLRAQQIELASSVIREDRLDKDPPQYIGGADVGFEQGGEVTRAAMVVLKYPSLELVEYKVARIATTMPYIPGFLSFREYPALLAAWEQLSQKPDLLFVDGHGISHPRRLGVASHFGLLVDVPTIGVAKKRLCGAFEPLSAEPGALAPLIHKGEQLAWVWRSKARCNPLFIATGHRVSMDSALAWVQRCMKGYRLPEPTRWADAVASSRPAFVRWQEIQR; encoded by the coding sequence ATGGATCTCGCGTCGCTACGCGCTCAGCAAATCGAACTGGCCTCATCGGTGATCCGCGAGGATCGTCTGGATAAAGATCCTCCGCAGTACATTGGCGGAGCCGACGTCGGGTTCGAACAGGGTGGGGAAGTGACGCGAGCGGCGATGGTGGTGCTGAAATACCCTTCTCTTGAGCTGGTGGAGTACAAGGTCGCGCGTATCGCCACCACCATGCCGTACATTCCGGGCTTTCTCTCCTTCCGCGAATATCCCGCGCTGCTGGCGGCGTGGGAGCAACTCTCGCAAAAACCTGATCTGCTGTTTGTCGATGGACACGGTATTTCACACCCGCGCCGTTTAGGCGTTGCCAGCCACTTTGGGCTGCTGGTGGATGTGCCGACCATCGGCGTCGCCAAGAAGCGCCTGTGCGGCGCGTTTGAACCGCTTTCTGCCGAGCCGGGCGCGCTGGCGCCGCTTATTCATAAAGGTGAGCAGCTGGCGTGGGTCTGGCGCAGCAAGGCACGCTGTAACCCGCTCTTTATTGCCACCGGCCACCGGGTCAGCATGGACAGCGCGCTGGCGTGGGTGCAGCGCTGCATGAAGGGCTACCGCCTGCCGGAGCCGACGCGCTGGGCCGACGCCGTGGCCTCTTCGCGTCCGGCTTTTGTTCGTTGGCAGGAAATTCAGCGATGA
- the thiH gene encoding 2-iminoacetate synthase ThiH — protein sequence MSTFTERWRQLSWDDIALRINSKTAADVERALNARHLTREDLMALLSPAASAYLEPMAQRAQRLTRQRFGNTVSFYVPLYLSNLCANDCTYCGFSMSNRIRRKTLDDGEIARECAAIREMGFEHLLLVTGEHQGKVGMDYFRQHLPAIRRQFASLQMEVQPLSQEEYAELKALGLDGVMVYQETYHEATYARHHLKGKKQDFFFRLETPDRLGRAGIDKIGLGALIGLSDSWRVDCYMVAEHLLWLQQRYWQSRYSISFPRLRPCAGGIEPASLMDERQLVQTICAFRLLAPEVELSLSTRESPAFRDRAIPLAINNVSAFSKTQPGGYADDRPELEQFAPHDGRRPEAVAAALAAQGLQPVWKDWDSWLGRASQ from the coding sequence ATGAGCACGTTTACCGAGCGCTGGCGGCAGCTTAGCTGGGACGACATTGCCCTGCGCATCAACAGCAAAACGGCGGCTGACGTGGAGCGCGCGCTGAATGCCCGCCATCTGACCCGCGAGGATCTGATGGCCCTGCTCTCCCCGGCGGCCAGCGCGTACCTCGAACCGATGGCCCAGCGGGCGCAGCGGCTCACCCGCCAGCGTTTTGGCAACACGGTGAGTTTCTACGTGCCGCTCTATCTCTCAAACCTGTGCGCCAATGACTGCACCTATTGCGGCTTCTCCATGAGCAACCGCATCAGGCGGAAAACGCTCGATGACGGTGAGATTGCCCGTGAGTGTGCAGCTATTCGTGAAATGGGCTTTGAACATCTTCTGCTGGTCACGGGCGAACATCAGGGAAAAGTGGGAATGGACTATTTCCGTCAGCACCTTCCCGCCATTCGCCGCCAGTTTGCGTCGCTGCAGATGGAAGTGCAGCCCCTGTCGCAGGAGGAGTACGCGGAGCTCAAAGCCCTCGGGCTGGACGGGGTCATGGTCTACCAGGAAACCTACCACGAGGCGACGTACGCCCGGCACCACCTGAAGGGCAAGAAACAGGATTTCTTTTTCCGCCTGGAAACGCCGGACAGGCTGGGCCGCGCGGGTATCGACAAAATCGGTCTGGGGGCGCTGATCGGGCTGTCCGACAGCTGGCGGGTGGATTGCTACATGGTGGCGGAACATTTGCTGTGGCTCCAGCAGCGCTACTGGCAGAGCCGTTATTCCATCTCCTTCCCGCGCCTGAGGCCCTGCGCGGGCGGGATTGAACCGGCTTCACTGATGGATGAACGCCAGCTGGTGCAAACCATCTGCGCGTTTCGCCTGCTCGCCCCGGAGGTGGAATTATCGCTCTCAACGCGTGAATCCCCGGCGTTTCGCGACCGCGCGATCCCGCTGGCGATTAACAACGTCAGCGCGTTTTCCAAAACGCAGCCTGGCGGCTACGCCGACGATCGTCCGGAGCTGGAGCAATTTGCACCGCATGACGGACGACGCCCGGAAGCGGTCGCCGCCGCCCTGGCAGCGCAGGGACTACAGCCGGTCTGGAAAGACTGGGACAGCTGGCTGGGAAGAGCCTCGCAGTGA